From Vicinamibacterales bacterium:
GCAGTCCGCCGGAGGGCCGTATCCACCGTTCGTGGACCAGCCGGGCTGGATCCTGGTGGACAAGCACCTGATGGGCCGGACGATCCTCGACATCGACGGACGGCGGATCGAGGTGGTGAACGACGTGCGGTTCCTCGAATCGCACGGCCGCCTGCTGCTGGTGGACGTGGACCTCTCGTTCAACGGATTCCTGCGGCGCTGGGGCCTGGGCCGGGTGCGTGTGACGGGCGACAAGCTCGTGTCGTGGAAGTACGTCCAGCCGCTGTCGCTCGAGGACGCGATTCCAACCGACCGCCTCAAGCTCTCGGTGACACGCGGCCAACTGCAGGACCTCCCCGGCGAGGACCTCGCGGACGCGCTCGAGGAACTGTCGGGCAAGGAGCAGCAGGCGCTGTTCTCGGCCCTCGATCCCGAGAAGGCCGCCGAGACGCTGACCGAGGCCGAACCGCGCGCCCAGCGGCAGATCATCGAGGACCTGACGAGCGACCAGGGACGCGCCATCTTCGACAAGATGACCGTGCTGCAACTCGCCAACCTGTTCGCATCGCTGCCGCAGGAGAAGACGCGCGAGGTCAGCGCGTGGCTGGGCCCGGTCCGCGCGAAGGCGGTGCACAACCTGCTGTCGGAACGGGAGGCGACGGCCAAGGACATGGTGTCGACCGGCTACGTCGCCAAGCCGAGCAGCGCGAAGGTGGCGGATGTCCTGCGCGACATCCGGGCGGCGAAGCACGAGCCGCGCAGCTTGTCGTATCTCTATGTCGTCGCCGACGAGGCCCCGGTGCTGCAGGGGATCGTGGACCTGCGCGACCTGGTCCTCGCGGCCGACGATGTGCCGCTGTCGGAGATCATGATCTCACCCGTGGTCGCCGCCCAGGAAACCGATCAGCGCGACGACCTCGAGAAGATGTTCGAGAAGTACGGCTTCAGCATGATTCCGGTCGTTGACGAGCAGGACCGCCTGTTCGGCGTGATCCGCTACAACGACATCATGAAGGGACCGGAGCTCAATACGTAGACGTCGAAGCGAGGGAGTCAGAAACCAGAAGGCAGAAATGAGATCGAAGAAGTGAGAACGCGGAGGACCAGATGCCCCGGGTGAAGCTCTCGAGAACCGCGCGGATACTGATGTACATCTTGCAGGCGTACGTCGTCGCGCTGTTCGTGTTGATTCTCGTGCGGTTCCTGAAGGTCCTGTGACGCGCCCCTCATCATTTCGAAGATGATGCCCGGCGGCGATGGATCACCTTCAGGAGTTCGAACCAGATGATGCTCGCGGTACCGACGGCCAGACAGAGCAGGACGTCCTGCAGCGTGAGGTACGAGAACCGGAAGACCGCGCGGATTGCCGGGACGTAGAGGGCCACGACGAGAAATACGGCCGCACCACCAACCACCCACCAGAGCGCACGGTTCGGCGATCCAATCCTCGAGACAATCGTCTCCGACCACGATCGGTTCGCCAGGATCAAGCCGATGTTCGCCGCGATCAGTGTCGTGAATGACAGCGCCCGCGCCTCTTCCTCTCCCAGGCCTCTCGACTCCGCCACGGCGAACATGCCCGCGACGAGGACGAGCACCACCAGGCCCTGCAGCAGGCTGACGCCCAGCGTCCGGAGCCCGAACAGGCGCTCGCGCGGGTCGCGCGGCGGGCGGCGCATCACGTTGGCCTCCTCACCCTCTGCCTCGAACACCACCGAGCACGCCGGATCGATAATCAGCTCGAGGAAGACGATGTGCACGGGCAGCAGCGCGAGGGGCCAGCGGAACAGCACCGGAAGGAGCGACATCCCGGCGATCGGAATGTGGATCGCCAGAATGTAGGCCATTGCCTTCTTCAGGTTGTCGAAGATGCGGCGGCCCAGGCGCACGGCCTGCACGATCGACGTGAAGTCGTCGTCCAGCAGGACGAGTGACGCCGCCTCGCGCGCGACGTCCGTGCCGCGCCCGCCCATCGCGATGCCAATGTGGGCGGCCTTGAGCGCGGGGGCGTCGTTCACGCCGTCGCCGGTCATCGCGACGACGTCACCGTTGGCCTTGAGTGCCTGGACGAGGCGCAGTTTCTGCTCCGGCACCACGCGCGCGAAGATGTTCGTCGTCTTCACGCACGCCCGGAGCGCCTCGTCGCTCATGCCGTCGAGTTCCGCGCCGGTGACCACCGCATGCGTGGCCAGCCCCACCTGCCGGCCGATGTTCACCGCCGTCCCGGGGTAGTCGCCGGTGATCATCACCACCCGGATGCCGGCGGTTCCGCACTCCCGGACGGCGTCGACCGCAGTCGGCCGGACCGGGTCTTCGAGGCCCACCAGGCCCAACAGCTCGAACGTGAAGTCGTGCTGTTCTCCGGGCAGCGCCTCGGGCCGGATCGTCGCGCGCGCCACGCCAAGCACTCGAAGGCCATCGGCCGCCATTGCCACGACTTCCCCGGACAGCGTGGCCAGCTCGGCCTCGCTCAGGTGGCACAGGTCGGCGATCGCCTCAGGCGCTCCCTTGGAGGCAATCACGTAGTCCTCGGTCTCACGTGACTTCCACACGTGCGACATCGCCAGCAGGTGCTCCGACAACGGATACTCGCGAACGAGCGTCCAGTCGTCGTGCAGATGCTCTGTCTGCGCCAGGTAGCGCAATCCGAGCTGCTTGAACGCCTTCTCCATCGGATCGAACGGATCGCGATGGCTGGCAAGGATGGCGAACTCGACCACCTCGTGGAATGCTTCGGGCAGGCCCGCGCCGTCCGCCAGGATGTCGAGTGTGTGCCAGGGAGGCTCGCCAGGGACAGAGTGGGCACGGGCGTCCCGCCCGGTCGGCAGGACAGACGAGCCGCCTGTCTCACTCAGCAGTTCCTGAGTGGCACGGGCGTCCCGCCCGTGGGAAGGGCCCGCGCACCCCAGTCGCCGCACCGCCATCTGGTTCAGCGTCAGCGTCCCCGTCTTGTCCACGCACAGCACGGTGGCCGCCCCGAGCGTCTCGATGACCGGCACCCGGCGCGTCAACACCTGCCGCTGCGACAACCTCCAGGCTCCCAGCGCCAGGAAGATCGTCAGGACAACGGGGAATTCTTCGGGCAGCGTGGCCATGGCCAGCGTGAGGCCGACCAGCAACCCCTGCAGCCAGTTCCCGCGCGTCAGGCCGTAGACGACCACGACGATGACGCAGAGCGACGCACCAAGGATCGCGAGGCGCCGCACGAGCTGTCCGGTCTCCCGCTCGACCGCCGTGGCTTCGGTCTCCACCGTCTGCAGCGCCCGGCCGATCTTCCCGAGTTCGGTCCGAGGCCCGGTGTGGCGAACCTGTGCGATGCCCTGTCCTTGCACCACGAGCGAGCCGGAGAAGACGAACGGCAGATCGTCCCCGCCAGGGCGTGCGGGCTCCTGCACGGTGGCCGTCGCTCGCTTCCTCACCGGGATCGATTCCCCGGTCAGCAGTGATTCGTCGATCGACAAGCCGGTCGACTCGAGCAGGATCGCATCGGCCGGGACGCGGTCGCCCTCCGCGAGCATCAGCACGTCCCCACGAACCACGTCGCGACCGGGGATGCGGGTGCGCTCCCCATTGCGGATCACCAGCGCGCGCGGGCTCGACAGGTCGCGGAGGGCTTCGAGCGCCCGCTCGGTCTTGCGCTGCTGATACAGGGTGATGGCCATCACCACCAACACGAACGCCAGCAGAAGCAGGCCTTCGGTCAGATCACCGAGAACCAGGTAGAGGGAGCCGCTGGCCACCAGCAGCAGGAACATCGGTTCGCGAACGACCTCGAGGGCAATCGTGAGGATGCTGCGCGGCTTCGAGGCGGGAAGCTCGTTGTAGCCGTCGGTCGCGAAGCGCGCCGCGACATCAGCGTCCGACAGGCCGACGACGGTGTTGATGTCGAAAGGTGTCACAGGGTTGCGTTCAACGTCTCGCTCAGTCGTCTCCGCCACACGTAGCTCGACGGGGTCGGGCGGGCGGCCCGATTGGGCCAGGGAGCAGAATCCCGCGATTCTATGGGGCCATGAGGCGACAGTCAACACGTTGGCGACCTGGGACGCATCTGCCAGCCGATCAGGTGGGTCTGACCGACGCGCGGCGGGAATTGGCACCCTGTGTTCGCGGAGCGACTTGGGATCGATGAGCTGGTCGATGTCGCAAGATCTTCGCCTGACGGTCGTCGGGTTGGGAGTCTCGGCGCCGGAGTGGACCGACACCTGGGGGACGGTCGGGGATGGTCACGGTGGCATTTCGCCATTGTCGGTTCGCCGATTGTGCCCCCCTGGACAATGGCGGATCGGGGACCTACATTAGGGGTGGATTGGTGTCGGACCCCGGAAAGGAGCGTCGGATATGGCTCCTGTGCTAGCGGTCGAGGAACACATCGTGAGGCGGGCTCGCGCCGAGTACCTCGAGATGCCCGGGCTGCGGTTGACGTGCGCACAGGCCCAGCGATTGTGGGGGCTGGATCGTCACACATGCGACGAACTCCTCACAACGCTGACGCAGACCCACTTTCTGGCGCGGACCAAGGACGGAGCGTTTGTCCTATCGGCGTCCCGGATCTAAATCCCAGGCGATTGTCGGTCGTTCCCTCCCTGACGTGTCCCGCAGAGTGATTGCGTGGCTGGCGTGCGTCCGAGGTGTAGCCTTCGGGCGACTCCGTGTACAATTCCCGATGGGTTGGTGGGGTTGCCGTCTTCCCGGCGGCTCTCACGCGCTACTTCACTGTCCGTTCGCGCCCGTAGCTCAGGTGGATAGAGCACCGGCCTTCTAAGCCGGGGGTCGCAGGTTCGAGTCCTGCCGGGCGCGCCAACCTTCGCCGCGCTTGTAACTCTGTGCGCGGCTTCGGCTGGGCAAGCCAGCAACTTCTCTTCCTGCTCTTCTCAAGACGACCTTTCGCACTGGGCCCGACCTTCTTCCGGCGCTCGAGGATCGGCGCCAGCCTCCCTCGCGGGTCGAACGGGACCCGCCGGTTCTCGGAGTCCTTCGCGTTGGCTCCGGGAATGGCGATCTGGAACCGCTCCCAG
This genomic window contains:
- a CDS encoding CBS domain-containing protein, translated to MVTLPKNIQRTPEPNPGNGHGSVPPHGGGSVHFLNFSELLKRSVVAGSIRDRIGKLTDLVFAQAEPFPEAAGVFIDHGWGKPSEFVPWDKVIKIEDDAIFVQSAGGPYPPFVDQPGWILVDKHLMGRTILDIDGRRIEVVNDVRFLESHGRLLLVDVDLSFNGFLRRWGLGRVRVTGDKLVSWKYVQPLSLEDAIPTDRLKLSVTRGQLQDLPGEDLADALEELSGKEQQALFSALDPEKAAETLTEAEPRAQRQIIEDLTSDQGRAIFDKMTVLQLANLFASLPQEKTREVSAWLGPVRAKAVHNLLSEREATAKDMVSTGYVAKPSSAKVADVLRDIRAAKHEPRSLSYLYVVADEAPVLQGIVDLRDLVLAADDVPLSEIMISPVVAAQETDQRDDLEKMFEKYGFSMIPVVDEQDRLFGVIRYNDIMKGPELNT
- a CDS encoding cation-translocating P-type ATPase, yielding MTPFDINTVVGLSDADVAARFATDGYNELPASKPRSILTIALEVVREPMFLLLVASGSLYLVLGDLTEGLLLLAFVLVVMAITLYQQRKTERALEALRDLSSPRALVIRNGERTRIPGRDVVRGDVLMLAEGDRVPADAILLESTGLSIDESLLTGESIPVRKRATATVQEPARPGGDDLPFVFSGSLVVQGQGIAQVRHTGPRTELGKIGRALQTVETEATAVERETGQLVRRLAILGASLCVIVVVVYGLTRGNWLQGLLVGLTLAMATLPEEFPVVLTIFLALGAWRLSQRQVLTRRVPVIETLGAATVLCVDKTGTLTLNQMAVRRLGCAGPSHGRDARATQELLSETGGSSVLPTGRDARAHSVPGEPPWHTLDILADGAGLPEAFHEVVEFAILASHRDPFDPMEKAFKQLGLRYLAQTEHLHDDWTLVREYPLSEHLLAMSHVWKSRETEDYVIASKGAPEAIADLCHLSEAELATLSGEVVAMAADGLRVLGVARATIRPEALPGEQHDFTFELLGLVGLEDPVRPTAVDAVRECGTAGIRVVMITGDYPGTAVNIGRQVGLATHAVVTGAELDGMSDEALRACVKTTNIFARVVPEQKLRLVQALKANGDVVAMTGDGVNDAPALKAAHIGIAMGGRGTDVAREAASLVLLDDDFTSIVQAVRLGRRIFDNLKKAMAYILAIHIPIAGMSLLPVLFRWPLALLPVHIVFLELIIDPACSVVFEAEGEEANVMRRPPRDPRERLFGLRTLGVSLLQGLVVLVLVAGMFAVAESRGLGEEEARALSFTTLIAANIGLILANRSWSETIVSRIGSPNRALWWVVGGAAVFLVVALYVPAIRAVFRFSYLTLQDVLLCLAVGTASIIWFELLKVIHRRRASSSK